Proteins found in one Pongo pygmaeus isolate AG05252 chromosome 8, NHGRI_mPonPyg2-v2.0_pri, whole genome shotgun sequence genomic segment:
- the NPFFR1 gene encoding neuropeptide FF receptor 1, translating into MPAGPKGPAASRHRRPPEPATGGSMEGEPSQPPNSSWPLSQNGTNTEATPAANLTFSSYYQHTSPVAAMFIVAYALIFLLCMVGNTLVCFIVLKNRHMRTVTNMFILNLAVSDLLVGIFCMPTTLVDNLITGWPFDNATCKMSGLVQGMSVSASVFTLVAIAVERFRCIVHPFREKLTLRKALVTIAVIWALALLIMCPSAVTLTVTREEHHFMVDARNRSYPLYSCWEAWPEKGMRRVYTTVLFSHIYLAPLALIVVMYARIARKLCQAPGPARGGEEAADGRASRRRARVVHMLVMVALFFTLSWLPLWALLLLIDYGQLSAPQLHLVTVYAFPFAHWLAFFNSSANPIIYGYFNENFRRGFQAAFRARLCPRPWGSHKKAYSERPGGLLHRRVFVAVRPSDSGLPSESGPSSEAPRPGRLPLRNGRVAHHGLPREGPGCSHLPLTIPAWDI; encoded by the exons GGGagccctcccagcctcccaacaGCAGTTGGCCCCTAAGTCAGAATGGGACTAACACTGAGGCCACCCCGGCTGCAAACCTCACCTTCTCCTCCTACTATCAGCACACCTCCCCTGTGGCGGCCATGTTCATTGTGGCCTATGCGCTCATCTTCCTGCTCTGCATGGTGGGCAACACGCTGGTCTGTTTCATCGTGCTCAAGAACCGGCACATGCGTACCGTCACCAACATGTTCATCCTCAACCTGGCCGTCAGTGACCTGCTGGTGGGCATCTTCTGCATGCCCACCACGCTTGTGGACAACCTCATCACTG GGTGGCCCTTCGACAATGCCACATGCAAGATGAGCGGCTTGGTGCAGGGCATGTCTGTGTCAGCTTCCGTTTTCACGCTGGTGGCCATTGCTGTGGAAAG GTTCCGCTGCATCGTGCACCCTTTCCGCGAGAAGCTGACCCTGCGGAAGGCGCTCGTCACCATCGCCGTCATCTGGGCCCTGGCGCTGCTCATCATGTGTCCCTCGGCCGTCACGCTGACCGTCACCCGTGAGGAGCACCACTTCATGGTGGACGCCCGCAACCGCTCCTACCCGCTCTACTCGTGCTGGGAGGCCTGGCCCGAGAAGGGCATGCGCAGGGTCTACACCACTGTGCTCTTCTCGCACATCTACCTGGCGCCGCTGGCGCTCATCGTGGTCATGTACGCCCGCATCGCGCGCAAGCTCTGCCAGGCCCCGGGCCCGGCCCGTGGGGGCGAGGAGGCGGCGGACGGGCGAGCATCGCGGCGCAGGGCGCGCGTGGTGCACATGCTGGTCATGGTGGCGCTGTTCTTCACGCTGTCCTGGCTGCCGCTCTGGGCGCTGCTGCTGCTCATCGACTACGGGCAGCTCAGCGCGCCACAGCTGCACCTGGTCACCGTCTACGCCTTCCCCTTCGCGCACTGGCTGGCCTTCTTCAACAGCAGCGCCAACCCCATCATCTACGGCTACTTCAACGAGAACTTCCGCCGCGGCTTCCAGGCCGCCTTCCGCGCCCGCCTCTGCCCGCGCCCGTGGGGGAGCCACAAGAAGGCCTACTCCGAGCGGCCTGGCGGGCTTCTGCACAGGCGGGTCTTCGTGGCGGTGCGGCCCAGCGACTCCGGGCTGCCCTCTGAGTCGGGCCCTAGCAGTGAGGCCCCCAGGCCCGGCCGCCTCCCGCTGCGGAATGGGCGGGTGGCTCACCACGGCTTGCCCAGGGAAGGGCCTGGCTGCTCCCACCTGCCCCTCACCATTCCAGCCTGGGATATCTGA